TTTGTTTAGTGAAGTAAATCCTATCCCAGTAAAGAAAGCGTTGAATCTGATGGGATTAGAGGCAGGACCGGTACGTTCTCCACTTACTGAGATGACACCGGAAAATGCTGCTAAGATGGCAACAATCATGAGAGAGTATGGCATTCAGTTAAAATAGTTTCGCAGAAGAAAAGAGGAAATAAAAATGACAAAAGTAATTATGAGCGGTTGTAACGGAAAAATGGGACAGGTCATTACCGGAATCTGCAAAGAGGATGCAGACATTGAAATCGTAGCCGGAATTGATCCATACGATGGCATCAAGAATGATTACCCGGTATTTTCAAACATCTCACTTTGTGATGTAGATGCAGATGTTATCATCGATTTTTCCAATGCAAAAGCAGTGGATGATGTGTTGGTATACAGTGTAGAAAAACAGGTTCCGGTTGTCCTTTGTACCACAGGACTTTCCGAGGAACAGTTAAAGAAAGTGGAAGATGCGAGCAAGAAGGTTGCAATCTTAAAATCTGCAAACATGTCACTCGGTATCAATACCTTGATGGAACTTTTGAAAACGGCAGCAACTATTTTTGCACCGGCAGGATTTGATATGGAAATCGTAGAAAAACACCACAATCAGAAACTCGATGCACCAAGCGGTACCGCGCTTGCATTAGCAGATGCCATGAACGATGCGCTAGACCAGAAATATGAATACAAGTACGATCGTAGTCAGGAACGCAAGAAGAGAGACAAGTACGAAATCGGAATCTCTGCAGTCCGTGGTGGCAATATTGTCGGAGAGCATGAAGTCATTTTTGCGGGAATGGATGAAGTAATTGAATTCAAACACACAGCATATTCAAAGGGTGTTTTTGCAAAAGGTGCGGTTGAAGCTGCAAAATTCTTGAAAGGAAAGGCAGCCGGACATTACGAAATGAGTGATGTCATAAAGGCAACCATGTAAGAAAATGTTAGTAGGAAATCATTTGTCAGCGTCGAAAGGTTATGAGGCAATGGGAAAAATGGCATTGAAATTAAATGCCAACACCTTTGCATTTTTTACCAGAAATCCAAGAGGTGGAAAGGCAAAAGAAATCAACCAGGCGGACGTTGACCGTTATCTTGCTCTTGCAAAAGAGCATCAGTTTGGAAAGCTTGTGGCACATGCACCGTACACGATGAACCTTTGTGCCGCAAAGGAAGACATTCGTGCATTTTCCAAAGAGATGATTGCGGATGACCTGAAACGAATGGAATATACGCCGGGAAATTATTATAATTTTCATCCGGGTTCCCATGTCGGACAGGGCGCTGAGGCTGGTATCGAGCTGATTGCAGATGCATTAAATGATGTTTTAACAA
This genomic window from Roseburia sp. 831b contains:
- the dapB gene encoding 4-hydroxy-tetrahydrodipicolinate reductase, with the protein product MTKVIMSGCNGKMGQVITGICKEDADIEIVAGIDPYDGIKNDYPVFSNISLCDVDADVIIDFSNAKAVDDVLVYSVEKQVPVVLCTTGLSEEQLKKVEDASKKVAILKSANMSLGINTLMELLKTAATIFAPAGFDMEIVEKHHNQKLDAPSGTALALADAMNDALDQKYEYKYDRSQERKKRDKYEIGISAVRGGNIVGEHEVIFAGMDEVIEFKHTAYSKGVFAKGAVEAAKFLKGKAAGHYEMSDVIKATM